The DNA region TTGCTCATAGTGCAGCATATAATAAAATAAGGGTGAAAGACAATGAGTGAAATTATAGAAAGTATTTTCTTGATTTCTGCAGTAATATTAACAATTCTGATGTTTTTTGTAAAAAGATATATTAATGCTATTTTAATATATGCAGCTTTTGGAACAATATTATCAGGAATATTTTTTATTTTTAATGCACCAGATGTCGCAGCGGTTCAAATGACGATAGGATCGGCATTTATAATTTTTGTTTATATTATTGCTGTAAAAACAAGATCAAAAATAAAAGTTGGTTATATTGAAATACCGTATTTATTTGAAAAGCAGGGTAAAAAATTAAAAGGTTTTGAAAAAGAATTATTGGATATTTTTTCGGAAAACTCTTTTTTTGAAATTGATTATATACCAATAGAAAAGGAAAAGATTAATTATTATATTTATAAAGACGAATTTGATATTATTGTTGGGGGGATAATAATTGAAAATAAAAAAAATGGTGATTTTTTATATTCTAAAGAATATTTACCAACAAAATTATTTAAATATGATGGTGTAATAGATAAAGAGTTTGAATGTGTTATTTTAAATAGGACAAAGAAGCAGAAAATTATAGATTATTTACGTTTGAAAGAATATTTTAGAAACAATTCTTATTTGAAAACGGAAGAATTTATAAGTACAGGGTATGTGTTGATTTTTTCTAAAAATAATAAAGCTTTAAGAGATGATTTTAACAGATTTTTAAAAACCTTTTTGAAATCGAAAGAATATGAAACTATAATCCGGAGGAATATAGGATGAAAAAAATAATAATTTCATTAATAGCAATATTAATTCTTTTTTTTATTTTATATGAAGAGACGCCGAGAGAATTTGTAAAAAATCCTAACTATAATATTAATATTTTATCAGAAAATGGATCTTTAAACATGGTATCTGCTATTGTATTAGATTATAGATTTTATGATACTTTTTTTGAAATTTTAGTTTTTACAGTAACAATAATTGGAATATCTTATTTTATGAAATTTTTTCAACCGGCTAAAACGCAATTTTCTGAACCATCTGTTG from Marinitoga sp. 1197 includes:
- a CDS encoding hydrogenase subunit MbhD domain-containing protein, translated to MSEIIESIFLISAVILTILMFFVKRYINAILIYAAFGTILSGIFFIFNAPDVAAVQMTIGSAFIIFVYIIAVKTRSKIKVGYIEIPYLFEKQGKKLKGFEKELLDIFSENSFFEIDYIPIEKEKINYYIYKDEFDIIVGGIIIENKKNGDFLYSKEYLPTKLFKYDGVIDKEFECVILNRTKKQKIIDYLRLKEYFRNNSYLKTEEFISTGYVLIFSKNNKALRDDFNRFLKTFLKSKEYETIIRRNIG